One genomic segment of Hevea brasiliensis isolate MT/VB/25A 57/8 chromosome 3, ASM3005281v1, whole genome shotgun sequence includes these proteins:
- the LOC131178729 gene encoding WEB family protein At3g02930, chloroplastic-like: MSSKIKSGLSETPSKASPATPRVSKLSRGATKSEPDSPAPLQSSRFSVDRSPRSVTSKPTIDRRLSKVTPPPEKPQTRVVKGSELQAQLSLLQEDLKKAKEQIGLIEKEKAQAIDELKQAQKGAEEANEKLQEALVAQRRAEENSEIEKFRAVELEQAGIDAAQKKEEEWQKELETVRNQHALDVAALLSTTQELQKMKQELAMTTDAKNQALSHADDATKIAEIHADKVEILSAELTRLKALLDSKLETETTESNKMVARFKDEIETLKQELEKARVFEDKFIEREASIEQLNVELEAAKMAESYARSLVEEWKSRVEELEMQLEESNKLERSASESLCSVMKQLEGNNDRLHDAESEIVALKDKVGLFKMTIAKLKGDHEESEHCLGVAKEEISELAKKVESLNSDLDIVKEEKAQALNNEKLAASSVQSLLEERNKLINELEYSRDEEEKSKKAMESLASALHEVSAEAREAKEKLLSGQEEHKNYETQIEDLRLVLMEANQRYETMLDDAKHEIDLLKNNILESKNEFQNSKTEWEQKEQNLMNGVKKSEEEHSSLEREIDRLVNLLRQTEEEACATREEEAQLKDSLKEVEAEVISLQEALGESNVEGMKLKKSLLDKENELQNLFQENEELRTREAISLKKVEELSNLLEEAMARKQTEENGELTDSDKDYDLLPKVVEFSEENGHVREEKPKIELPPQQHEDLGKENSQEQNNGFNNQTVPMVAAKVENVNGKPKEDETKEKENDSVEVEFKMWESCKIEKKEFSPERELEQESFEDEVDSKAEGVENFDQINGLSSTENGDGESSPSKQQQQKKKKPLFRKFGSLLKKKGTSNQK; the protein is encoded by the exons ATGTCTTCCAAGATCAA ATCTGGTTTATCTGAAACTCCCAGCAAAGCATCACCAGCAACTCCTAGAGTGAGTAAACTGAGCCGGGGAGCCACTAAATCAGAGCCTGATTCACCTGCTCCTCTGCAGAGTTCACGCTTTTCAGTTGACCGTTCCCCAAGATCTGTTACCTCAAAGCCTACAATTGATCGACGGTTATCTAAGGTCACTCCACCACCTGAA AAACCACAGACAAGGGTGGTGAAGGGGTCAGAATTACAGGCTCAATTGAGTCTTCTTCAGGAGGATCTAAAGAAAGCAAAGGAGCAGATAGGATTGATTGAGAAAGAGAAGGCACAAGCAATTGATGAACTGAAACAAGCACAGAAGGGTGCTGAAGAGGCAAATGAGAAGCTTCAAGAAGCTTTGGTGGCTCAAAGAAGAGCTGAGGAGAATTCTGAGATTGAGAAGTTCCGTGCTGTTGAGTTGGAACAGGCTGGGATTGACGCAGCCCAAAAGAAGGAAGAGGAATGGCAGAAAGAGCTGGAGACTGTGAGAAACCAACATGCTTTGGATGTGGCTGCTCTTCTTTCTACCACTCAGGAGCTTCAAAAGATGAAGCAAGAACTGGCCATGACTACTGATGCAAAGAATCAGGCACTGAGCCATGCTGATGATGCAACTAAGATTGCTGAGATTCATGCTGATAAGGTGGAGATTCTTTCAGCTGAGTTGACACGTTTGAAGGCCTTACTTGATTCAAAGCTTGAAACAGAGACCACTGAAAGCAACAAGATGGTGGCTAGGTTTAAGGACGAGATAGAGACTTTGAAacaagaacttgagaaagcaagGGTTTTTGAGGATAAGTTTATTGAAAGAGAGGCTTCCATAGAACAGCTTAATGTTGAGTTAGAAGCTGCTAAGATGGCTGAATCTTATGCGCGCAGTTTAGTAGAGGAGTGGAAAAGTAGGGTAGAGGAATTAGAGATGCAGcttgaagaatcaaataagttgGAGAGATCTGCCTCTGAATCTTTATGTTCAGTCATGAAACAACTTGAGGGAAACAATGATCGCTTACATGATGCAGAAAGTGAAATTGTGGCCCTTAAAGATAAGGTGGGGTTGTTCAAAATGACAATTGCAAAACTGAAAGGGGATCATGAGGAGTCAGAGCACTGTCTTGGTGTGGCAAAGGAAGAAATTTCTGAATTAGCAAAAAAGGTTGAGTCTTTGAATTCTGATTTGGATATAGTGAAGGAAGAGAAAGCTCAGGCTTTAAACAATGAGAAACTTGCAGCTTCTAGTGTTCAAAGTCTATTAGAAGAAAGAAACAAACTTATAAATGAGTTGGAGTATTCTAGAGATGAGGAGGAAAAGAGCAAGAAGGCAATGGAAAGTTTAGCTTCAGCTTTACATGAAGTGTCTGCAGAAGCAAGGGAAGCCAAAGAAAAGCTGCTATCCGGTCAAGAGGAGCATAAAAATTACGAAACCCAGATAGAGGATCTAAGGTTGGTCCTGATGGAAGCAAACCAGAGATATGAGACTATGCTAGATGATGCAAAACATGAGATTGATcttcttaaaaataatattttagaatCCAAGAATGAATTTCAGAACTCCAAGACTGAGTGGGAGCAAAAAGAACAAAATCTAATGAACGGTGTAAAGAAATCAGAAGAAGAACACTCTTCTTTGGAAAGAGAAATTGATAGGCTGGTAAATTTGCTCAGGCAAACTGAGGAAGAAGCTTGTGCCACAAGGGAGGAAGAAGCTCAGTTGAAAGATAGCCTAAAGGAAGTTGAAGCTGAGGTGATTTCATTGCAAGAAGCTCTTGGGGAATCGAATGTTGAGGGCATGAAACTGAAGAAAAGTTTATTAGACAAGGAAAATGAACTGCAgaatcttttccaagaaaacgAGGAGCTCCGAACTAGGGAAGCTATTTCTTTGAAGAAGGTGGAGGAGTTGTCTAACTTGCTTGAAGAAGCTATGGCCAggaagcaaactgaggagaatggCGAGCTTACAGACAGTGACAAGGACTATGATTTGCTTCCAAAGGTGGTTGAATTCTCTGAAGAAAATGGGCATGTGAGAGAAGAGAAGCCCAAAATAGAGCTTCCACCACAACAACACGAGGATTTGGGAAAAGAAAATTCACAGGAACAGAATAATGGCTTTAACAACCAGACTGTTCCAATGGTAGCTGCCAAAGTTGAGAATGTGAATGGGAAACCAAAAGAAGATGAaaccaaagaaaaagaaaatgactcggTAGAAGTTGAGTTTAAGATGTGGGAGAGCTGCAAGATTGAAAAGAAAGAGTTTTCACCAGAAAGAGAACTAGAACAGGAATCCTTTGAGGATGAAGTGGACTCCAAGGCTGAGGGTGTTGAGAACTTCGATCAGATAAATGGTTTGTCTTCAACAGAAAATGGTGATGGTGAGAGCTCACCTTCGAAGCAGCaacaacagaagaagaagaaaccttTGTTCCGCAAGTTTGGAAGCCTACTCAAGAAGAAGGGTACTAGCAATCAAAAGTAG